One window from the genome of Nitrospiraceae bacterium encodes:
- a CDS encoding methyltransferase domain-containing protein — MIRKATMPGSKQMYGDNPIAQRKTDLYKQEYVQSFVQKWDALIDWEARASSEGDFFIRILKERGVKRVLDVATGTGFHSIRLLRAGFEVTSADGSPEMLAQAFENARRAGFIMRTIHADWRWLSRDIHNKYDAVICLGNSLTHLFSEQDRRKALAEFYTALRHDGVLILDQRNYDGILDEGFTSKHVYYYCGDNVSAEPEHVDEGLARFKYTFPDGATFHLNMYPLRKEYTRRLMNEVGFQQVKTYADFQETHKVEDPDFYVHVAEKLYKNEERPTTIMSKFGNLNYSTTVDTAREYYNSSDADRFYATIWGGEDIHIGLYVSDNDSIFDASRRTVEKMAASIKDLDSTTRVLDIGSGYGGSARHLVRQYGCQVGCLNLSEVQNKRNRALNQKENISLAINVIDGNFESIPMPDGSVDVVWSQDALLHSGNREKVFQEVERVLVKGGQFIFTDPMKSATCPPDVLQPILDRIHLDSLGSIEYYRKLAAQSGFQEIRVEDLSENLAAHYERVLQELTVQHHALIQVCTEEYLASMKVGLQHWVQAGKSGHLSWGILHFQRD; from the coding sequence ATGATTCGGAAAGCGACGATGCCCGGTAGCAAGCAAATGTATGGGGACAACCCCATAGCCCAACGAAAAACGGATTTATACAAACAGGAATATGTGCAGAGTTTTGTGCAAAAATGGGACGCCTTGATTGATTGGGAGGCCAGGGCCTCGAGTGAAGGCGACTTTTTTATCCGGATTTTGAAGGAACGGGGCGTCAAGCGTGTATTGGATGTCGCAACGGGTACAGGGTTTCATTCTATCCGGCTCTTGCGTGCCGGGTTCGAAGTCACGAGTGCCGATGGCAGCCCTGAAATGTTAGCGCAGGCATTTGAAAATGCCCGGCGAGCCGGGTTTATTATGCGAACGATTCATGCTGACTGGCGCTGGTTAAGCCGGGATATCCACAATAAATACGATGCGGTGATTTGTCTGGGGAACTCTCTGACTCATCTCTTTTCCGAGCAGGATCGGAGAAAAGCCTTGGCCGAATTTTACACCGCCCTGAGGCACGATGGGGTGCTGATTCTGGATCAAAGAAATTACGATGGAATTTTAGATGAGGGGTTTACCTCGAAGCATGTGTATTATTATTGCGGAGACAATGTCAGTGCGGAGCCGGAACATGTTGATGAAGGACTCGCAAGGTTTAAGTATACCTTTCCCGATGGAGCAACTTTTCATTTGAATATGTATCCGCTACGGAAAGAATATACGCGTCGGCTTATGAATGAGGTTGGCTTTCAGCAGGTAAAAACCTATGCGGACTTTCAAGAAACGCATAAAGTTGAGGACCCTGATTTTTATGTACATGTGGCGGAAAAACTCTATAAAAATGAAGAACGTCCCACTACGATCATGAGCAAATTTGGGAATCTGAATTATTCCACCACTGTGGATACGGCACGGGAATATTACAACAGTTCGGATGCTGACCGGTTTTATGCCACGATCTGGGGAGGAGAAGATATTCATATTGGATTGTATGTATCCGACAATGATTCGATTTTCGATGCCAGCCGACGAACCGTGGAGAAAATGGCGGCTTCTATCAAGGATCTTGATTCAACGACACGGGTGTTGGATATTGGGTCGGGGTATGGCGGCTCAGCGCGGCATCTCGTGAGACAATACGGATGTCAGGTTGGATGTCTGAATTTGAGTGAAGTCCAGAATAAACGGAATCGGGCACTTAATCAGAAAGAGAATATTAGTTTAGCGATTAATGTTATTGACGGGAACTTTGAGTCCATTCCCATGCCGGATGGGAGCGTTGATGTGGTGTGGTCGCAAGACGCCCTGTTACATAGCGGAAATCGGGAAAAGGTTTTTCAAGAGGTCGAACGGGTGTTGGTCAAGGGCGGACAATTTATTTTTACCGATCCGATGAAGAGTGCGACTTGTCCCCCGGATGTGCTGCAACCGATTTTAGATCGTATCCATTTGGATTCGCTGGGGTCGATTGAATATTATCGGAAGCTGGCAGCCCAATCAGGATTTCAGGAAATTCGGGTTGAGGATCTTTCTGAAAATCTCGCCGCGCATTATGAGCGGGTGCTGCAGGAATTAACGGTGCAACACCATGCGCTTATTCAGGTTTGTACGGAAGAATATCTGGCTTCCATGAAGGTGGGACTTCAGCATTGGGTTCAGGCTGGGAAAAGTGGCCATCTCAGTTGGGGAATTTTGCACTTTCAGCGAGACTAA
- a CDS encoding HEAT repeat domain-containing protein yields MPNSVQDWIDALEDPDDATREEAAKALAEKGDPKTLEPLLIALEDDFWSVRTYVGWALAKIGGEKAVEGLITLFNDNMMEVQAEAVKAMASMGKCVIPQLLTCLKDKRWRVREQAAKTLGELRDPQAVPGLNLVCRDRDGAVKSAAAEALGKIGDPKAIPTLIKLFKDTSKIVRETAGTALMYIGKESVDALLESLKDPHFVVRCHAVRALGGMTTDYQMGRVWVRETRVVDALIDMVKDPDRAVREDATIALGNIGDARAVDALMEAMKDGTVKRHAIASLGMIGDPRAYPPVLDALKGKGIHQAGKPTPGCIISEDLLIKEAAATALGHFRHPKVIPDLVLLLKDLVLRDYAANSLVLIGDAAIEPLVWFLHDPDLSKVQQESERVLAFATTRMTAGGALKKTVLDTLDKLGWKPTEGISKETREIEYTDTSNVLGEGGEGRFGKSGDFAMPAKPPKIER; encoded by the coding sequence ATGCCGAATTCTGTGCAAGATTGGATTGATGCCCTCGAAGATCCCGATGATGCCACCCGCGAAGAGGCTGCCAAGGCCCTTGCCGAAAAGGGTGATCCGAAAACGTTAGAACCCCTTCTGATCGCCCTTGAAGACGACTTCTGGTCGGTTCGAACTTATGTCGGCTGGGCGTTAGCCAAAATTGGCGGAGAGAAGGCCGTTGAAGGCCTCATTACGCTTTTCAATGACAATATGATGGAAGTTCAAGCCGAAGCAGTAAAAGCCATGGCCTCCATGGGAAAATGCGTCATTCCGCAATTACTGACTTGCTTGAAGGACAAGCGGTGGCGAGTGCGAGAACAAGCCGCTAAAACGTTAGGCGAATTGCGTGACCCTCAGGCCGTACCAGGATTGAACCTGGTGTGCCGGGACCGGGATGGGGCAGTCAAAAGTGCCGCCGCCGAAGCCTTAGGAAAAATTGGTGACCCAAAGGCCATTCCAACCCTGATTAAATTATTTAAGGATACATCCAAGATCGTGCGGGAAACCGCCGGAACCGCATTGATGTATATTGGAAAAGAATCAGTCGATGCCCTACTGGAGTCCCTCAAAGACCCTCACTTCGTTGTACGCTGTCACGCCGTTCGGGCACTAGGGGGCATGACGACGGACTATCAAATGGGGCGGGTGTGGGTTCGTGAAACTCGTGTCGTCGATGCCCTGATCGACATGGTTAAAGACCCTGATCGAGCGGTTCGCGAAGATGCCACTATCGCCTTGGGCAATATAGGCGATGCCCGTGCAGTAGATGCCCTTATGGAAGCCATGAAAGACGGTACAGTGAAACGCCATGCAATTGCTTCCCTCGGCATGATCGGAGATCCTCGCGCCTACCCTCCCGTCCTGGATGCGTTAAAGGGTAAGGGCATACATCAAGCGGGGAAGCCAACCCCTGGCTGCATTATTAGCGAAGACCTCTTAATTAAAGAAGCCGCTGCTACAGCCCTGGGTCATTTCCGCCATCCCAAAGTCATTCCGGATTTAGTGCTGTTACTCAAAGACCTGGTCCTTCGTGATTATGCCGCCAATTCCTTGGTGTTGATTGGAGACGCGGCCATTGAGCCACTCGTGTGGTTCCTCCATGACCCGGATTTGTCTAAAGTCCAGCAAGAAAGTGAGCGGGTTCTGGCATTTGCCACCACTCGAATGACGGCAGGTGGTGCTCTCAAAAAAACAGTCTTAGACACCCTGGATAAACTCGGATGGAAACCAACAGAAGGCATCAGCAAAGAGACCAGAGAGATTGAATATACCGACACCTCCAATGTGTTAGGTGAGGGGGGGGAAGGCCGCTTTGGCAAAAGTGGTGACTTCGCTATGCCGGCCAAACCACCAAAAATCGAACGATAG
- a CDS encoding BCCT family transporter yields the protein MNPLKSTTLVFNISCAMAFFLLLWGAIAPEHLGKITGTFQTALLDSFGWLYVLAATGFLVCAFCLIFSRWGDIPLGPDGAEAEFPLHTWFAMLFCAGMGIGLVFWGVAEPTSHFHDPPIGEGGTPQAARLALQYSFFHWGLHPWGIYTMVGMALAYFQFRKGRPGLFSSGCQPVLGRYATGGLGTTVDIIAVFATVFGVATSLGFGAVQISGGLSYVFAMPNTLTTQLTVIAIVTVLFMLSAQTGLQRGIKYLSNINMILALTLLLFLLFLGPTHFIMTVFPSTFGHYIQNLPTMSLNLAPFRDSTWIHNWTLFYWAWWIAWAPFVGTFIARISKGRTVRQFVLGVLLVPSLFCAFWFTVFGGTGVALELFQDTSLKAIMETHGIEVLLFTVLEQYPMGTAMSLIAIFLIGTFFITSADSATFVLGTLTTNGSLNPPNRIKFTWGIIQSLSAAILLWSGGLKGLQTGAILAAFPFVFVIIILIISLLKSFKEETR from the coding sequence ATGAATCCACTGAAATCTACCACCCTTGTCTTCAACATCTCCTGCGCCATGGCCTTTTTCCTTCTTCTTTGGGGCGCCATAGCCCCCGAACATTTAGGCAAAATAACCGGGACATTTCAAACAGCACTTCTTGACTCGTTTGGCTGGTTATATGTTCTGGCAGCAACCGGTTTTCTTGTTTGTGCGTTCTGTCTGATTTTTTCCCGATGGGGCGATATTCCGCTTGGGCCGGATGGAGCCGAGGCTGAATTTCCTCTCCACACCTGGTTTGCCATGTTGTTTTGCGCAGGCATGGGCATAGGGCTCGTATTCTGGGGAGTGGCCGAACCCACGTCCCATTTTCATGATCCGCCCATCGGCGAGGGAGGAACGCCGCAAGCGGCCCGCTTGGCGCTGCAATATTCATTTTTTCATTGGGGCCTTCATCCCTGGGGCATTTACACCATGGTGGGCATGGCCCTCGCCTATTTCCAATTTCGAAAAGGCAGACCAGGACTGTTTAGCTCAGGTTGTCAACCGGTTCTCGGCAGGTATGCCACTGGAGGGCTGGGAACCACGGTGGATATCATCGCCGTCTTTGCCACGGTCTTCGGTGTGGCCACCTCACTGGGGTTTGGTGCGGTGCAAATCAGCGGAGGATTATCCTATGTCTTTGCCATGCCAAACACCCTTACCACTCAATTAACTGTCATCGCTATTGTGACCGTACTTTTCATGCTCTCCGCTCAAACCGGGCTCCAGCGAGGCATCAAATACCTCAGTAATATAAATATGATACTGGCGCTAACTCTCCTATTGTTCTTGCTGTTTCTCGGCCCGACCCACTTCATCATGACCGTATTCCCCTCAACTTTTGGACACTACATCCAAAACCTTCCAACCATGAGCCTGAATCTCGCACCATTCCGAGATTCGACCTGGATTCACAACTGGACGCTATTTTATTGGGCATGGTGGATCGCCTGGGCGCCATTTGTGGGCACCTTCATCGCGAGAATTTCAAAAGGGCGGACTGTGCGTCAATTCGTATTGGGCGTGTTGCTTGTTCCGTCACTCTTTTGTGCATTTTGGTTCACAGTTTTTGGCGGAACCGGGGTTGCATTAGAACTGTTCCAGGACACCTCCCTAAAAGCCATCATGGAAACGCACGGTATCGAGGTCCTTCTATTTACGGTATTAGAACAATATCCAATGGGCACGGCCATGTCGCTCATCGCCATTTTTTTGATTGGCACCTTCTTCATCACCTCAGCGGATTCGGCCACCTTCGTGCTGGGGACACTCACCACCAACGGTAGTCTCAACCCACCCAACCGGATCAAATTTACCTGGGGCATTATTCAATCTCTGTCGGCCGCCATCCTCCTGTGGTCCGGGGGCCTCAAAGGCCTGCAAACCGGCGCTATCCTCGCCGCCTTTCCGTTTGTCTTTGTCATCATTATCCTCATCATCTCCCTTCTCAAATCCTTTAAGGAGGAAACGAGGTAG